In a single window of the Pontibacter russatus genome:
- the sov gene encoding T9SS outer membrane translocon Sov/SprA: MATVATISMLGWWSQAEELRSASRFKFTILKNLQLPQDTVRKDSSEAYIPSRRPTFVPSDRRGSPFSTRPNSSPLLLGQPSNLQLNVELDDSLQEYRITETIGDINYRPPSTMSLREYSEWQQRQAIRDYWRAKSAGLDGESVVSSNRLIPKLYISPMFDRIFGGNYVDIQPNGNVSLKFGARFNRNQNPSIPLSQQRTGDFDFEQNISLNLVGQIGEKMRLNFNWDNNANFDFENNMKLDYTGYEEEIVRKVEAGNVSLPLNNSLIMGAQNLFGIKTQLQFGRLGVTTIASSVRGTNDEVVVQNGAQNKRFSIRVDEYDNNRHFYLSQFFRGRYNESLKNLPLVNSGIVIRRLELYVTNNNRSTENLRNMVAYMDLGEADPFRDQFGSGRPATAPADNAANTLYGQIARNSSARDNSQVDTYLNSLGLKKGIDFEHVRARKLDPREYKFNPQLGYISLNTQLLPDQVLGVAFEYTYNGKTYQVGELVDDYQNLNSEEVVHLKLLRATSPSLEYPTWDLMMKNVYSLDATQLNRENFQLQLIYKDDETGVDITSIKEPSPIQNIPLVEVFNLDNVNTNNDKPSDGNFDFLSGITIDPETGRIFFPQVEPFGDYLAQKLEGRPELIEKYVFQELYEQTQTDAQQNNVKAKFYINGRFQASSADEIMLPGFRIAEGSVAVYSGGTRLVEGTDYQVFYDLGRIKILNPSYISSANDLRVTYEKAELLNIQPRTMLGARFDYRLSDDVNLGATVLTINEQAYINRVSIGDEPTNNTIYGFDLNLQKESRFLTKMTDAIPLIQTKEPSLVTFSGEFAQLIPGQTKSNANEDGASYIDDFEGRRRLTAWAASTTPTGAWQPRLPRWCRGLAWSTRTTAPKSPGIPSTRSSTATATT; this comes from the coding sequence TTGGCTACGGTTGCTACTATTTCTATGCTGGGCTGGTGGTCGCAGGCGGAAGAACTGCGCTCGGCAAGCCGTTTCAAATTTACCATCCTCAAAAACCTTCAGCTGCCGCAGGACACGGTCCGCAAAGACTCTTCCGAAGCGTATATCCCGAGCCGCAGGCCTACCTTTGTCCCCTCCGACAGGCGGGGGAGCCCTTTCAGCACGCGCCCCAACTCCTCCCCCCTGCTGCTGGGCCAGCCCAGCAACCTCCAGTTGAACGTGGAGTTGGACGACAGCCTGCAGGAGTACCGGATCACCGAAACCATCGGGGACATCAACTACCGCCCGCCCTCCACCATGTCGCTGCGCGAGTACTCGGAGTGGCAGCAGCGCCAGGCCATCCGCGACTACTGGCGGGCCAAGTCTGCCGGGCTGGACGGCGAGAGCGTGGTGAGCAGCAACCGCCTTATCCCCAAGCTATATATAAGCCCCATGTTCGACCGCATCTTCGGCGGCAACTACGTGGACATCCAGCCCAACGGCAACGTGTCGCTCAAGTTCGGGGCTCGCTTTAACCGGAACCAGAACCCCAGCATCCCGCTCAGCCAGCAGCGCACCGGCGACTTCGACTTCGAGCAGAACATCTCGCTGAACCTGGTGGGCCAGATCGGGGAGAAAATGCGCCTCAACTTCAACTGGGACAACAACGCCAACTTCGACTTCGAGAACAACATGAAGCTGGACTATACCGGCTACGAGGAGGAGATAGTGCGCAAGGTGGAGGCCGGTAACGTGAGCCTGCCGCTCAACAACTCCCTCATCATGGGCGCCCAGAACCTGTTCGGCATCAAGACGCAGCTGCAATTCGGCCGCCTCGGCGTCACCACCATCGCCTCCAGCGTGCGAGGCACCAACGACGAGGTGGTGGTGCAGAACGGGGCGCAGAACAAGCGTTTCTCCATCCGGGTGGATGAGTACGACAACAACCGCCACTTTTACCTGTCCCAGTTTTTCAGGGGCCGCTACAACGAGTCGCTCAAGAACCTGCCGCTGGTCAACTCCGGCATCGTCATCCGCCGCCTCGAGCTGTACGTGACCAACAACAACCGCTCCACCGAGAACCTGCGCAACATGGTGGCCTATATGGACCTGGGCGAGGCAGACCCCTTCCGGGACCAGTTCGGGAGCGGGAGGCCCGCCACGGCACCCGCCGACAACGCCGCCAACACCCTATATGGCCAGATAGCCCGGAACAGCAGCGCCCGCGACAACTCGCAGGTAGACACGTACCTGAACAGCCTCGGCCTGAAGAAGGGCATCGACTTTGAGCACGTGCGCGCCCGCAAGCTGGACCCGCGGGAATATAAGTTCAACCCGCAGTTGGGCTATATATCCCTGAACACGCAGCTGCTGCCCGACCAGGTGCTGGGCGTGGCCTTTGAGTACACGTACAACGGCAAGACCTACCAGGTGGGCGAGTTGGTGGACGATTACCAGAACCTGAACTCGGAGGAGGTGGTACACCTGAAACTGCTGCGCGCCACGAGCCCCTCGCTGGAGTACCCCACCTGGGACCTGATGATGAAGAACGTCTACAGCCTTGACGCCACGCAGCTGAACCGCGAGAACTTCCAACTCCAGCTTATATATAAAGACGACGAAACAGGCGTAGACATCACCAGCATCAAGGAGCCGAGCCCCATCCAGAACATCCCGCTGGTGGAGGTATTCAACCTCGACAACGTAAACACCAACAACGACAAGCCCAGCGACGGCAACTTCGACTTCCTGTCGGGCATCACCATCGACCCGGAGACGGGCCGCATCTTCTTTCCGCAGGTGGAGCCCTTCGGCGACTACCTCGCCCAGAAACTGGAGGGCCGCCCGGAGCTGATCGAGAAGTACGTGTTCCAGGAATTGTACGAGCAGACACAGACCGACGCGCAGCAGAACAACGTAAAAGCCAAGTTCTATATAAACGGCCGTTTCCAGGCCTCCTCCGCCGATGAGATCATGCTGCCGGGCTTCCGGATAGCGGAGGGCTCCGTGGCGGTGTACTCGGGCGGCACGCGCCTGGTGGAGGGCACCGACTACCAGGTGTTCTACGACCTGGGCCGGATCAAAATCCTGAACCCAAGCTATATCAGCTCGGCCAACGACCTTCGCGTGACCTACGAGAAGGCCGAACTGCTGAACATACAGCCCCGCACCATGCTGGGGGCCCGCTTCGACTACCGCCTGAGCGACGACGTAAACCTGGGCGCGACGGTGCTCACCATCAACGAGCAGGCCTATATAAACCGCGTGAGCATCGGCGACGAGCCCACCAACAACACCATCTACGGCTTTGACCTCAACCTGCAGAAAGAATCCCGTTTCCTGACGAAGATGACGGATGCCATTCCGCTGATCCAGACGAAGGAGCCCTCGCTCGTGACCTTCAGCGGGGAGTTTGCGCAGCTGATTCCGGGGCAGACCAAGTCCAACGCCAACGAGGACGGCGCTTCCTATATAGACGACTTCGAGGGGCGGAGACGCCTTACAGCCTGGGCGGCTTCAACAACACCAACTGGCGCCTGGCAGCCACGCCTGCCCCGCTGGTGCCGGGGCCTGGCCTGGAGTACTCGTACAACCGCGCCAAAATCGCCTGGTATACCATCGACCAGATCTTCTACCGCAACAGCGACAACCTGA
- the sov gene encoding T9SS outer membrane translocon Sov/SprA has protein sequence MAATPAPLVPGPGLEYSYNRAKIAWYTIDQIFYRNSDNLKPDNISDEDLENQYVRPVRRTEVFPERDAEMSNTFEYTFDVAYYPQERGQYNYNPDLTPQGLLAGDPRNNWGGISREISFDTDFDNANIEYVEFWLLDPFIGGPNGRTDAEGNEITSNEGGELVLNLGSVSEDILKDNEYAFENGLPTGAEDVQDLEETIWGRVTQQQFLTDAFSAVPGARQSQDIGLDGLGDANEGTYFQQSFLDRIPGTPPQTVLDDPSADNFLHHLDPIYDQRNAGILARYKNYNGMENNSPEDSRFANYAFPDKEDLNRDNVINDLEQYYEYKVSLRPGQLEVGQNYIVDAVQDEETDATWYQFRIPVRQPTNTVGGISGFKSIRFMRMYLTQFADPVVLRFVQFQFIANQWRKFEQPITDGTPCLTCTDDARSFTVSTVNIEENGQALANENNIPYKVPPGINRLRDYASVNDRRQNEQSLQLCVEDLKDSFSKAVYKNISLDMLIYKQLKMFLHAESSDPSVRDGDVQAFIRIGTDFTQNYYEYVVPLKITAPGSNMVEDIWPEQNQIAIALQDLVDAKVERNSDPDHTFLYVPYEKTLPDGTLIRVVGNPDFSEVEGIMIGVRNPRDANGDNRPHSVCIWADELRVTDFRNQTGWAGNARLNTKLADFANITATGAYTTIGFGGLQQKIAQRARENTALFDVSANIVMDKFLPQQWGIKVPLTLQYGTLYSEPQFDPLDKDVPLEQSLTKFDSDDQRRAYRKEVTTRETRRSISLLNVRKERVDPAARVRLYDVENLSFSYSYAERLFTNVETDRDYSKTYTGGVAYTYNNEPKNYTPFANVQGLNSPYLRPIKDFNFSLVPSRFAVRADLNRFYNEVYLQRPDQETGFVTTRGLTPTFQKYFYFNRIYDMRWDLTKSLSLDYTATNRAVVDEPYARINNEVDSLQYKNRVIWENLMRGGRNTNFNQLVALNYKLPFDKFPLTDWLDAETRYAATYIWTAGSTALNQAADFQLGNTAENSTELSVNGKIDMVKLYNKVKFLKDVNSPTPASPVAAPVPGDTAAATKPKADLKVLRGLARLLMMTRSLNVAYLENRGSMMPGYLPTPSFFGFDDDFEAPGLPFILGRQYDLDDLYYRAHTNGWYTDSSQYLNTPFSALNTQTFTARANLEPFRNFNIQLDARRTKSVIDEIFYRKEFDDFGDISETDQRQNPFTSGSFSTSFLALGTLFESTADGTSEAFNNFVRYRHNVHDKLTVANEFAGDSGYTLNSQEVLMKSFLYAYQGRDINGYEAKAEKSPFERLPIPNWRIDYNGLERLPLFQKWFSQISLSHAYNSSYNITSFTTSLIYDQEPGGFPTQLNENGRLESYYIVNQLTVLERLAPLLGINFRTKNNLTGRLEYKIERNLSLNLTNAQVTETNVKDYVIGLGYTTSNFRIPFKIGGERKVLENELTMRLDLSVRDNQTVQRAISTDDAGTERIQNQITNGTRQLQLRPTIDYVLSQRLNLQFYLLRTVSDPKISTSFRNSVTEGGVQLRVSLQ, from the coding sequence CTGGCAGCCACGCCTGCCCCGCTGGTGCCGGGGCCTGGCCTGGAGTACTCGTACAACCGCGCCAAAATCGCCTGGTATACCATCGACCAGATCTTCTACCGCAACAGCGACAACCTGAAGCCCGACAACATTTCGGACGAGGATTTGGAGAACCAGTACGTGCGGCCGGTAAGGCGCACCGAGGTGTTCCCCGAGCGCGACGCGGAAATGTCGAACACGTTTGAGTACACGTTCGACGTGGCTTACTACCCACAGGAAAGAGGCCAGTACAACTACAACCCGGACCTGACGCCGCAGGGCCTGCTGGCCGGAGACCCGCGCAACAACTGGGGCGGCATCAGCCGGGAAATCTCGTTCGACACGGACTTCGACAACGCCAACATCGAGTATGTGGAGTTCTGGCTCCTGGACCCCTTTATTGGGGGCCCGAACGGCCGGACAGACGCGGAGGGCAATGAAATAACAAGCAACGAGGGCGGCGAACTGGTCCTGAACCTGGGCAGCGTGTCAGAGGACATCCTGAAAGACAACGAGTACGCCTTCGAGAACGGCCTGCCGACCGGCGCCGAGGATGTGCAGGACCTGGAGGAGACCATCTGGGGCCGCGTGACGCAGCAGCAGTTCCTGACAGACGCCTTCTCTGCCGTGCCGGGTGCGCGCCAGAGCCAGGACATCGGCCTGGACGGACTCGGCGACGCCAACGAAGGCACCTATTTCCAGCAAAGCTTCCTGGACCGCATACCGGGCACCCCGCCGCAGACGGTGCTCGATGACCCCTCGGCCGATAACTTCCTCCACCACCTCGACCCTATATATGACCAGCGTAACGCAGGCATCCTGGCGCGCTACAAGAACTACAACGGCATGGAGAACAACTCTCCCGAGGACAGCCGCTTCGCCAATTACGCCTTCCCCGACAAGGAGGACCTGAACCGCGACAACGTGATAAACGACCTGGAGCAGTACTACGAATACAAGGTTAGCCTGCGCCCCGGGCAGTTGGAGGTGGGCCAGAATTATATCGTGGACGCGGTGCAGGACGAGGAGACCGACGCCACGTGGTACCAGTTCCGGATACCGGTGCGCCAGCCTACCAACACCGTGGGCGGCATCAGCGGCTTCAAGTCCATCCGGTTTATGCGCATGTACCTCACGCAGTTTGCCGATCCGGTGGTGCTGCGCTTCGTGCAGTTCCAGTTTATCGCCAACCAGTGGCGCAAGTTTGAGCAACCCATCACCGACGGCACCCCCTGCCTCACCTGCACCGACGACGCCCGCAGCTTTACCGTGTCCACCGTCAACATAGAGGAGAACGGGCAGGCGCTGGCAAATGAGAACAATATTCCGTACAAGGTTCCGCCGGGCATCAACCGCCTCCGCGACTACGCCTCCGTGAACGACCGCCGCCAGAACGAGCAGTCGCTGCAGCTGTGCGTGGAAGACCTGAAAGACTCTTTCTCCAAAGCGGTATATAAGAACATCTCCCTCGACATGCTGATATATAAGCAGCTGAAGATGTTCCTGCACGCCGAGTCGAGCGACCCGTCTGTCCGGGACGGCGATGTGCAGGCCTTTATCCGGATCGGCACCGACTTTACCCAGAACTACTACGAATATGTGGTGCCCCTGAAAATAACCGCGCCGGGCAGCAACATGGTGGAGGACATATGGCCCGAGCAGAACCAGATAGCGATAGCGCTGCAGGACCTGGTGGATGCAAAGGTTGAACGAAACAGTGACCCCGACCACACCTTTTTATATGTGCCTTATGAGAAAACGCTGCCGGACGGCACCCTGATACGCGTGGTGGGCAACCCGGACTTCAGCGAGGTGGAGGGCATTATGATTGGCGTGCGCAACCCCCGCGACGCCAACGGCGACAACCGCCCGCACTCGGTGTGTATATGGGCGGATGAGCTGCGCGTGACTGACTTCCGCAACCAGACCGGCTGGGCGGGCAACGCGCGCCTGAACACCAAGCTGGCCGACTTTGCCAACATTACCGCCACGGGCGCCTATACCACCATCGGCTTCGGGGGCCTGCAGCAGAAAATAGCGCAGCGCGCCCGCGAGAACACCGCCCTGTTCGACGTGAGCGCCAACATTGTCATGGACAAGTTCCTGCCGCAGCAGTGGGGCATTAAGGTGCCGCTTACCCTGCAATACGGCACCCTCTACAGCGAGCCGCAGTTTGACCCGCTGGACAAGGACGTGCCGCTGGAGCAGTCGCTCACCAAGTTTGACTCGGACGATCAGCGGCGGGCCTACCGGAAAGAAGTGACCACCCGCGAAACCCGCAGAAGCATCAGCCTGCTGAACGTGCGCAAAGAGCGGGTGGACCCGGCGGCGCGGGTGCGCCTGTACGACGTGGAGAACCTCTCTTTCTCCTATTCCTACGCCGAGCGCCTGTTCACCAACGTGGAGACAGACCGCGACTACAGCAAGACCTACACGGGCGGCGTGGCCTACACCTACAACAACGAGCCGAAGAACTACACGCCGTTTGCCAATGTGCAGGGGCTCAACTCGCCGTACCTGCGCCCGATTAAAGACTTCAACTTCTCGCTGGTGCCGAGCCGCTTTGCAGTGCGCGCCGACCTCAACCGCTTCTACAACGAAGTGTACCTGCAGCGCCCCGACCAGGAGACCGGCTTCGTGACGACCAGGGGGCTCACGCCGACCTTCCAGAAGTACTTCTACTTCAACCGCATCTACGACATGCGCTGGGACCTGACCAAGAGCCTCTCGCTGGACTACACGGCCACGAACCGCGCCGTGGTGGACGAGCCCTACGCACGCATCAACAACGAGGTGGATTCCCTGCAGTACAAGAACAGGGTGATATGGGAGAACCTGATGCGCGGGGGCCGCAACACCAACTTCAACCAACTGGTGGCCCTCAACTACAAGCTGCCCTTCGACAAGTTCCCGCTCACCGACTGGCTGGATGCCGAAACCCGCTACGCCGCCACCTATATATGGACGGCGGGCTCCACGGCCCTCAACCAGGCGGCGGATTTCCAGCTGGGCAACACGGCCGAGAACAGCACCGAGCTTAGCGTAAACGGCAAGATCGACATGGTGAAGCTCTACAACAAGGTGAAGTTCCTGAAAGATGTGAACTCGCCCACGCCAGCCAGCCCGGTGGCTGCACCGGTTCCCGGCGACACGGCAGCCGCCACCAAGCCGAAAGCCGACCTGAAGGTGCTGAGGGGGCTGGCGCGGCTGCTGATGATGACGCGCTCGCTGAACGTGGCCTACCTCGAGAACCGCGGCTCCATGATGCCGGGCTACCTGCCGACGCCTTCTTTCTTCGGCTTCGACGATGACTTTGAGGCACCGGGGCTGCCGTTTATCCTGGGCCGCCAATATGATCTGGACGACCTGTATTACCGCGCCCACACCAACGGCTGGTACACCGACAGCAGCCAGTACCTCAACACGCCGTTCAGCGCCCTCAACACCCAGACCTTTACCGCACGCGCCAACCTGGAGCCGTTCCGCAACTTCAACATACAGCTGGATGCGCGCCGCACCAAGTCGGTGATCGATGAGATATTCTACCGCAAGGAGTTTGATGATTTCGGGGACATCAGCGAGACGGACCAACGCCAGAACCCGTTTACCTCGGGCTCGTTCAGCACCTCGTTCCTGGCGCTGGGCACGCTGTTCGAGTCAACGGCAGACGGTACGTCGGAGGCCTTCAACAACTTTGTGCGCTACCGCCACAACGTACACGACAAGCTCACCGTCGCCAACGAGTTTGCCGGAGACTCCGGCTATACCCTGAACTCGCAGGAGGTACTGATGAAGTCGTTCCTGTACGCCTACCAGGGCCGCGACATCAACGGGTACGAGGCAAAGGCCGAGAAAAGTCCCTTCGAGCGCCTGCCCATCCCGAACTGGCGCATCGATTACAACGGGCTGGAGCGCCTGCCGCTGTTCCAGAAGTGGTTCAGCCAGATCAGCCTCTCGCACGCTTATAACTCCAGCTACAACATCACCAGCTTCACCACCTCGCTCATATATGACCAGGAACCCGGCGGGTTCCCGACACAGCTGAACGAGAACGGCCGCCTGGAGTCGTACTACATCGTGAACCAGCTGACGGTGCTGGAGCGCCTCGCGCCGCTGCTGGGCATTAACTTCCGCACCAAAAACAACCTGACCGGCCGCCTAGAGTACAAGATCGAGCGGAACCTGTCGCTGAACCTGACAAACGCGCAGGTGACGGAGACCAACGTGAAGGACTATGTGATCGGGCTTGGCTATACCACCAGCAACTTCCGGATTCCATTCAAAATCGGCGGGGAGCGCAAAGTGCTGGAAAACGAGCTGACCATGCGCCTCGACCTCTCGGTGCGCGACAACCAGACGGTGCAGCGGGCCATCTCCACCGACGACGCAGGGACGGAGCGCATCCAGAACCAGATCACCAACGGCACGCGCCAGTTGCAGCTGCGCCCCACCATCGACTATGTGCTGAGCCAGCGCCTGAACCTGCAGTTCTACCTGCTGCGCACCGTGTCGGACCCGAAGATTTCGACCTCGTTCCGCAACAGTGTGACCGAGGGCGGCGTTCAGCTGAGAGTAAGTCTGCAATAA
- the gcvH gene encoding glycine cleavage system protein GcvH — protein MNLPDNLKYTKDHEWVRVEGDVAVVGITDFAQSELGDIVYVDIDTVDKEISQHDVFGTVEAVKTVSDLFSPLSGTVLEVNPKLDNSPELVNSDPYGDGWIIRMSIGDASQIDGLLTAAGYREVIGQ, from the coding sequence ATGAACTTACCTGATAACCTAAAGTACACCAAAGACCACGAGTGGGTGCGCGTGGAAGGCGATGTGGCCGTGGTGGGCATCACCGATTTTGCACAGAGCGAGCTGGGTGACATCGTTTACGTAGACATCGACACTGTCGACAAGGAAATCAGCCAGCACGACGTGTTCGGGACGGTAGAGGCTGTGAAGACGGTTTCAGACCTGTTCAGCCCGCTGAGCGGCACGGTGCTGGAGGTGAACCCGAAGCTCGACAACAGCCCGGAGCTGGTGAACTCTGACCCCTACGGCGACGGCTGGATCATCCGGATGTCCATCGGCGACGCCAGCCAGATTGATGGCCTGCTGACGGCTGCGGGCTACCGCGAGGTGATAGGCCAGTAG
- a CDS encoding VanZ family protein produces MILRYNLFTILWAAVILVTTLLPSSSLPAVSVWELFSFDSFAHAFLFSVLTFLMIVGLAKQFTFLRLQHYPIRYALLISSMFGIFIELMQHHFIPGRQGDIIDVLANTIGCLLGILLFKWIYVW; encoded by the coding sequence TTGATACTCCGATACAACCTGTTTACCATTCTTTGGGCAGCAGTGATTCTCGTCACGACGCTGCTGCCCTCTTCTTCCCTGCCCGCTGTCTCGGTTTGGGAACTGTTCTCCTTCGATTCCTTTGCCCACGCCTTTCTGTTCAGTGTGCTGACTTTCCTGATGATTGTGGGGTTGGCAAAACAGTTCACCTTTCTTCGGCTCCAGCACTACCCTATCCGCTACGCCCTCCTCATCAGCAGCATGTTCGGCATTTTCATCGAGCTGATGCAGCACCACTTCATCCCTGGCCGCCAGGGCGACATCATCGATGTGCTGGCCAACACCATCGGCTGCCTCCTCGGTATTTTGCTCTTTAAGTGGATATATGTCTGGTAA
- a CDS encoding M28 family metallopeptidase, protein MKRLYILLLLVYMAATAGTAQDMPHVRQTIDTLTSAAMHGRGYIYNGDAKAADYIQNRFRQLGLQPLGGSYMQPFSFAVNTITETPRLQVAGKALQPGRDFVANAASASGKGKAHILPLDTAVFSDAVAARKFFSQSFRNKALLYKQQDQKRIGQLPAPYQQQLRQAKLHVVLQPKALLTSVARDQAPLPVLEVLEQAWPANAESLTFEVQAKLQPQHEANNVIAYVKGATQPDSFLVFTAHYDHLGGQGKGVYFPGANDNASGTAMLLELAAYYSQPENKPDYSLVFMAFAAEEAGLLGSFYYTEHPLFPLSQIRFLINLDLLGTGSEGMMVVNGKVHESEYNLLQQINEKHYYLPQLRSRGKAANSDHYPFSEKGVPAFFFYTLGGTAAYHNPNDYAAQLPLTEFRDVFQLIVDFAAALQQ, encoded by the coding sequence ATGAAGCGACTCTACATCCTGCTCCTGCTGGTATATATGGCTGCCACGGCGGGCACAGCGCAGGACATGCCCCACGTGCGCCAGACCATCGACACCCTCACCTCCGCCGCCATGCACGGCCGCGGCTATATATACAACGGTGATGCCAAAGCGGCCGATTATATACAAAACAGGTTCCGGCAACTGGGGCTGCAGCCGCTGGGCGGCAGTTATATGCAGCCTTTCAGCTTTGCGGTGAACACCATCACGGAAACGCCCCGGTTACAGGTGGCGGGCAAGGCGCTGCAGCCGGGCAGAGATTTTGTAGCCAACGCAGCTTCCGCCTCCGGCAAGGGCAAGGCCCATATTCTTCCGCTGGATACCGCCGTTTTCAGTGATGCCGTGGCGGCCCGAAAGTTCTTCTCCCAGAGCTTCAGGAACAAAGCCCTTCTATATAAGCAACAGGATCAGAAACGGATAGGCCAGTTGCCAGCACCTTATCAGCAGCAACTGCGGCAGGCAAAGCTGCACGTGGTGCTGCAGCCAAAGGCGCTGCTGACCTCTGTGGCGCGGGATCAGGCGCCGCTGCCGGTGCTGGAGGTGCTGGAACAGGCTTGGCCTGCTAACGCTGAAAGTCTTACGTTTGAGGTGCAGGCCAAGCTACAGCCGCAGCACGAGGCAAACAACGTGATAGCCTACGTAAAGGGCGCTACTCAGCCCGATTCATTTCTGGTTTTCACGGCGCATTACGATCACCTGGGCGGCCAGGGCAAGGGCGTGTATTTCCCGGGGGCGAACGACAACGCCAGCGGCACCGCCATGTTGCTGGAACTGGCCGCTTACTACAGTCAGCCGGAGAATAAGCCCGATTACAGCTTGGTATTTATGGCCTTTGCTGCCGAGGAAGCCGGGCTGCTGGGTTCGTTTTATTACACGGAGCACCCGCTTTTCCCGCTTTCCCAAATCCGCTTCCTCATCAACCTCGACCTGCTGGGCACCGGCTCCGAAGGCATGATGGTCGTGAACGGGAAGGTACACGAGTCCGAATACAACCTGCTGCAACAGATCAACGAAAAGCACTACTACCTGCCGCAGCTCAGAAGCCGGGGCAAAGCCGCCAACTCCGACCACTACCCTTTCTCCGAAAAAGGCGTTCCGGCCTTCTTCTTCTACACCCTGGGCGGCACCGCCGCCTACCACAATCCCAACGACTACGCCGCTCAACTGCCCCTCACCGAGTTCAGGGATGTGTTTCAGTTGATCGTGGATTTTGCGGCGGCCCTGCAGCAGTAA
- a CDS encoding YicC/YloC family endoribonuclease codes for MLQSMTGFGSARLDTDQYSISVEIRSLNSKSMDLSVRLPKFISDREYDVRNMVQRALVRGKVSVNIEFSKNRAQKAKNTINKELLQAYYKELDAVADTLGAGKEELFRLALHMPEVLQQEQEEEVTDADWGKVQPLLEEAIQSLNAFRTDEGKALTAEIMSYIDRIRILLAETDKHDPVRMENIRNRIRGHIKEISLSEHFDKNRFEQEMVYYIEKLDIAEEKVRLVNHLHYFTETVYLPEPTGKKLGFISQEIGREINTIGSKANDATIQHHVVEMKEELEKIKEQINNIL; via the coding sequence ATGTTGCAGTCCATGACAGGCTTTGGCAGTGCACGCCTCGATACCGACCAGTACTCTATCTCCGTTGAAATCCGCTCGCTGAATTCCAAAAGCATGGACCTGAGCGTGCGCCTCCCCAAGTTTATCTCAGACCGGGAATACGACGTCCGGAACATGGTGCAGCGGGCGCTGGTGCGCGGCAAAGTGAGCGTGAACATCGAGTTTTCGAAGAACAGAGCCCAGAAGGCGAAGAACACCATCAACAAAGAACTGCTGCAGGCCTACTACAAAGAGTTGGATGCGGTGGCCGACACGCTGGGCGCAGGGAAAGAGGAGTTGTTCCGGCTGGCGCTGCACATGCCCGAGGTGCTGCAGCAGGAGCAGGAAGAGGAAGTGACCGATGCCGACTGGGGCAAGGTGCAGCCCCTGCTGGAGGAGGCCATCCAAAGCCTCAACGCCTTCCGGACGGACGAGGGAAAGGCGCTGACAGCCGAGATTATGTCGTATATAGACCGGATCCGGATTCTGCTGGCCGAGACAGACAAGCACGACCCGGTGCGGATGGAGAACATCCGCAACCGCATCCGGGGCCATATAAAGGAAATATCCTTGTCGGAGCATTTCGACAAGAACCGTTTTGAGCAGGAGATGGTGTACTATATAGAGAAGCTGGACATTGCCGAGGAGAAAGTGCGCCTCGTAAACCACCTGCACTATTTCACCGAGACTGTTTACCTGCCCGAGCCCACCGGCAAAAAGCTCGGCTTTATCTCGCAGGAGATCGGCCGCGAAATCAACACCATCGGCTCCAAGGCCAACGACGCGACCATCCAGCACCATGTGGTGGAGATGAAGGAAGAACTGGAGAAGATAAAGGAGCAGATCAACAACATCCTGTAA
- the purQ gene encoding phosphoribosylformylglycinamidine synthase subunit PurQ encodes MKFGVVVFPGSNCDQDLVDAIGIGMQQEVVKLWHKDHDLQGCDFILLPGGFSYGDYLRSGAISRFSPIMQEVIQHAERGGYVMGICNGFQILTEAGLLPGALLRNVNQQFICDNVYIKPVTTNLLPTQLLDLNKAYKIPVAHGEGCYYADKETLKQLHDNDQIMFKYSSNVADTHEIYNINGSLLNIAGVSNARKNVFGMMPHPERAVDPELGNTDGRAIFESLLHLVNA; translated from the coding sequence ATGAAATTTGGTGTAGTCGTTTTTCCGGGGTCCAACTGCGACCAAGACCTTGTGGATGCCATCGGCATTGGCATGCAGCAGGAAGTTGTAAAGCTGTGGCACAAAGACCACGACTTGCAGGGCTGTGATTTTATACTATTGCCGGGTGGCTTCTCCTATGGCGACTACCTGCGCTCCGGTGCAATTTCACGCTTCTCCCCCATCATGCAGGAGGTGATTCAGCACGCGGAGCGCGGCGGGTATGTGATGGGCATCTGCAACGGTTTCCAGATTCTGACGGAGGCCGGGCTGCTGCCGGGCGCGCTGCTGCGCAACGTGAACCAGCAGTTTATATGCGACAACGTATATATAAAACCGGTGACCACCAACCTGCTGCCCACGCAGCTGCTGGACCTGAACAAGGCCTACAAAATACCGGTGGCGCACGGCGAAGGCTGCTATTATGCCGACAAGGAAACGCTGAAACAGCTGCACGACAACGACCAGATCATGTTTAAGTACAGCAGCAACGTGGCCGACACGCACGAGATATATAACATCAACGGCAGCCTCCTGAACATTGCCGGTGTGAGCAACGCCCGGAAGAACGTGTTCGGGATGATGCCGCACCCGGAGCGCGCCGTAGACCCCGAACTGGGCAATACCGACGGCCGCGCCATTTTCGAGTCGCTGCTGCACCTGGTGAACGCGTAA